A section of the Terriglobales bacterium genome encodes:
- a CDS encoding LON peptidase substrate-binding domain-containing protein, translating into MPYNDSVPLIALFPLDVVLLPGAPMPLHIFEERYKEMVGQALLENQSFGIVRAQEGSVAEIGCLADISEVVKKYDDGRLDIVTEGSKRFQIEGLDQERAFLRGDVTFFDDDEATPAPKPEAEKLIELHGQLLALAGAEASGIELDDAQLSFHLAGSVPLDLDFKQSLLAMKSEPQRVTAMIEYYTVLVPRLKRTLRVKEKSRGNGHAM; encoded by the coding sequence GTGCCTTACAATGACTCGGTGCCTTTGATCGCGTTGTTCCCGCTCGACGTCGTCCTCCTCCCTGGTGCCCCCATGCCCCTCCACATCTTTGAAGAGCGTTACAAAGAGATGGTCGGTCAAGCCCTGCTCGAAAACCAGTCATTCGGAATTGTTCGCGCCCAGGAGGGTTCCGTAGCCGAAATCGGATGTCTGGCTGACATCTCCGAGGTGGTAAAGAAGTATGACGATGGCCGACTGGATATCGTTACCGAAGGCAGCAAGCGATTCCAGATTGAGGGGCTCGATCAGGAACGTGCTTTCCTTCGCGGCGACGTTACATTTTTCGACGACGACGAAGCCACCCCGGCTCCCAAACCCGAGGCCGAGAAACTAATCGAGTTGCACGGACAACTCCTGGCGCTGGCCGGAGCAGAAGCGAGCGGGATCGAGTTGGATGATGCTCAGCTCTCTTTCCACTTGGCTGGATCGGTACCCTTGGATCTCGATTTCAAGCAGTCGCTACTCGCCATGAAATCGGAGCCTCAGAGAGTCACCGCGATGATCGAGTACTACACCGTCCTCGTGCCCCGGTTGAAACGAACACTGCGGGTAAAGGAGAAGTCTCGCG